From the genome of Trachemys scripta elegans isolate TJP31775 chromosome 2, CAS_Tse_1.0, whole genome shotgun sequence:
ATGGAAGTTATAATGCAGCATCTTCCTTGATGCTCATGAGTCCCATTCTACAGAGATTTCACTTTTCAATGGTGAGAAATTACTCCCAAGTGAATTAACATAAAAATGGCTTTTAATAGTGCTCTCATAGGAGACTgtgtgccccccccacacactgctgGCTGGAAGGCTTAAAACTGCAAGgattaaaatggattaatttgGTGTTCAAGAAGTGCAAAACACTTGGCTCAGGGGGTTGGTTATAGACTATGGAGCATTTCCCTTCAAGAATGCAGGTTCTAATGCAGACCAGGTTAGTACTGCCATCTAGTGGTGGACAATGGCCTCTTAAAAATTAATTGGTTTTCTCAGTGCATTTCTAGTGGGCAAGCATCCACAAGGTAGTTGACAATTTCAGCAAATGGAGACATGGCAGCAGTGTGGTTCCTGCAAGCTATAGTGGCGTAAAGGTACATCAGCAGAACAGGGTAATGGCTTGTATTGTTTCTGTTACCTGGATTAGAGATAAACAGATGAATTCACATTGCTGGTGTTGTGAATCTGCACTTTTCATGAGCTAATAGTCACTTactgggaggtgggaagggcAAAAGCCTACAGAAAACCCCAAATTCCACAtgtacaggaaatgaaaattcaaacatCCATATAAAAGTTAAAACAGAGGGTTGACTGTACTGGGTCAAAATTGGAAGCCTAATAATACTGTAGTTTCAAAACTGTGTTCTTTTGAATTTGCCCATGTTAGAGAGTTTGAGTGTTTTGCACTTCTCAGACACTGTAGATaaaaggcaagattttcaaaatgaccagtgattttgggtgtctcaaTTTCTCTGTGCCCAACTTTAGACATGTTAAAGAGATCTGagtttcagaaagtgttgagccATCCGCCTGCTCAAAAAATCAGATCTCTTTAAGGCATCTccagttgggcatccaaaaacagACACCCTAAATCACTACTGATGCTTTACAATCTTAGCCAAAGAACAAGGAGGCTAAAAACCCCAGCAGGCTCACAACGAAGTGGGCAGCTGTTTGGGAGTGGGGGcttgtggggggggaaaaaaattgaaaatatgttttaattgcAACCTCCTAGGGGTATACTCTAAATCTTCTATTGGCCGAGCACATTGGGCACACCAGGGCCTCCTCAGATCCCTCCCCACCAGCTACCTATGTGCCACCTTCCCATTCCcatctatttcagggactcctcccaccccctcaaccACATGTTAGGGGCTCTGTGTGATGCCTATTTCCCCCTTCTACCACATGCCAGGAGCCCACCACAGATCTTGCAGCCCAGGGGGTGGGAAACTATGGTGGCTTTAAACCATCTTTTCACCTCCAtatcctgggctgctccaggggttAGAGTAGCTCAATTACAGCGTCGCCTGCAGGTGACTGAGTGGCAGCACTGCCTGGAATCTacatgctccagccctgcccaggaCACACCCCTCCTCCTACTCCCTGGCCTGGCCCTTATGGTAGGGTCAGAAGGCAACCTTACAGCTGCCTTCCTGAGTTCCCACACTGGCGGAATCCTCCCCCAATAAGAACTGGGGCTTTCAGAGCTCCTTTAGGCTCTCTTTCACTTGTCCCCTCCTTTAGGCTCTCCCCTTCTTGATTTCTTAGAGAAGGAGGTGAAGATTAAAGTTAATCATGAACTTTTCTGCTGCACTATAACTTAATGCTTTGGCATCTTCCTAAGGCTCTCGCTGCAATCTCTTTACCTAATATATGTGTGCCTGACAAATTATAATGAACAAACTTGAAAAATACCATAAGTTTGAGTAAGGAAAGCATGAGTACATAATAATATGGATTTTAGTCTGTACTACTTTGGTTTTCATTTCAATACCTTTCTGTGTCCTTTCCTCCAGGTGTTCTAGTGATCTTGGTACTGACAGAAGAGCTGGTGTTTGCTGTTCAGATACTGCCTCCGAGTGTATCATCGTCTCAGGGCCTCCTGACAGACACTACCACTATCACAGCTATGGGGATAACACCTCAACACAAAGGCCATCGCACGATAGGACCTGTTCCCACAACTACTCATTCAACTCTTCACTCAGCTCACCCAATGGAGACACCTGCCCCTACCATTGACCAGAAGCAAGCAACCAGCAGCCATCCTGTTGGCAAAATGGAAACATATCACTTATACAACCAGAGTGCTTTGTATTCAGGACAGACCCGCccaaaggggaaaatatttcagattttcaaaggcaacttCACAGAATCTACAGAGCCTTACCTAAAGACAGCACTGCACTCTCCCTTTCCTACTTTGAGGCGCCCATTCACTAACCACCCATTTCAGCCCCAGATTGCAGCCTCCAATGATCCCAATAGTACTGGGCCAGCAACTACGACAGACTCAAGCTCTTCTCTTCACAGCAACACCTTGGAAGGCCTTAAAAAAGCAGAGTGGGTAAATGGAACATGGCTAGTTATGCAGAGAGCAGATCTTACCACGCCAACAGCTGGCCCATCGACTGATCCCAAAACAGGGTCGGTGCCTTTTAAACCCACACACTATGATGTATGGGATATCCTGAGCAAAAATAACTCTTGGGTAACCTTGAGTCCAAGTACAAATGTACCTTTGTTTGCCAGCCCTGGAACTGCAACAGCAGCAGGTCATTCAGTTCAGACCAGTTTTGATGTCAACATTTCATCACCTACAATGGGAAACCCTAAAGGAACCTCCATGACACCGCACACTATGGTGAATAATGCTACTTTATCCAACAGGGCTCTCTCCACAGCATCCACCACAAGGTTGGCCGGCTCCATTTCAACAGCTGGTTCCACAGCAACGGGAAACTTTCTAAACAGACTGGTGCCTGCTGGAACCTGGAAGCCTGGCATGCCCGGGAATATTTCCCATGTCACTGAGGGGGATAAACCCCAGCACAGAGCAACTATTTGTCTCACCAAGGTGGACATTGCCTGGATCATTCTGGCTATCAGTGTACCTATATCTTCATGTTGTGAGTTAattgcttcttttcttttttcctttcttgagATACAAAATGTGTGCAAGCCCAATGGGATAAGTATTGGCTGGGGACTTACACTGCAAATGCTAACAAATTCATGTGGGATTGCTTGTCGTCTATGTTTAGAGAAATAGATCAGAGAATGTGTTAAGTAGCCAAGACTAGAACACTGGCCTCTCAGCTCCAAAATGCAGGCTAAACACTTGAGCTAAAGGCAAACTCCCTTTGCAGGGATTAATAAGCAAGTCAGTTATCTTCTCTGTGGGCCATTCACTAGAGAGTACCATGACTCATCCAGTCACTCACAAAGTCTAGACATTACAGGTCTTGGtgaattctctatcactggcaatttttaaatcaagattggatgtttttttaaaatatatgctctaggaattatcttttggggcagttctatggccattcaggaaatcagactagatgatcacagcagtcccttctggctgtggAATCTATCAATAGTACCTCAGCAGGAAATAGAGTGCCCTGACAGCACACACACTGGGTGACACAAGCAATATGAGACAATATACACTGTGATGTCCTACTATACGCAGAGCTGAGATGGAGGTTCCACCAAACTGATCACACATGCATAGTTAAGTGGGTCCATCAACAGTGCAAATAAGTGTCGAACAGTTACAGGAATATAAACATCTGCCAGCAACCATGGCTCCTGAGTGTTAACCCTGTTATGTTATATACAAGCTGTATTTAGACCAAATTTTGTTACTAATTACAAATTTGGTTAAAATGGTAGTGGAGACAGGGCCTACATCAGGCGGATTGCTAAAATAATGTTGGAactgaagtaagtgtgtgtgtgtgagagagaagcaagtataataaaaatgcaatttttttttaaagggccaaTATATCATGATCTGCTAAAGCTAGAAACATTTATGTGGACCAGTAGAAAGTCTGTCCAGaccagaaaatattttcaagcaCTGGTCTTGAAGTagagctcagaaagaaaagtaTATTAAAGCCCTGGATAAAGCATCTGGCTGAGTGCTAACAGCAAGCTGAATCTAGAGTG
Proteins encoded in this window:
- the TMEM108 gene encoding transmembrane protein 108 isoform X1 yields the protein MKRSLQVLYCQLFRVLVILVLTEELVFAVQILPPSVSSSQGLLTDTTTITAMGITPQHKGHRTIGPVPTTTHSTLHSAHPMETPAPTIDQKQATSSHPVGKMETYHLYNQSALYSGQTRPKGKIFQIFKGNFTESTEPYLKTALHSPFPTLRRPFTNHPFQPQIAASNDPNSTGPATTTDSSSSLHSNTLEGLKKAEWVNGTWLVMQRADLTTPTAGPSTDPKTGSVPFKPTHYDVWDILSKNNSWVTLSPSTNVPLFASPGTATAAGHSVQTSFDVNISSPTMGNPKGTSMTPHTMVNNATLSNRALSTASTTRLAGSISTAGSTATGNFLNRLVPAGTWKPGMPGNISHVTEGDKPQHRATICLTKVDIAWIILAISVPISSCSVLLTVCCMRRKKKTSNPENNLSYWNNAITMDYFNRHAVELPREIQSLETSEDHLSEPRSPANGDYRDSGMVLVNPFCQETLFVGHEQVSEI
- the TMEM108 gene encoding transmembrane protein 108 isoform X2, with amino-acid sequence MIFSGVLVILVLTEELVFAVQILPPSVSSSQGLLTDTTTITAMGITPQHKGHRTIGPVPTTTHSTLHSAHPMETPAPTIDQKQATSSHPVGKMETYHLYNQSALYSGQTRPKGKIFQIFKGNFTESTEPYLKTALHSPFPTLRRPFTNHPFQPQIAASNDPNSTGPATTTDSSSSLHSNTLEGLKKAEWVNGTWLVMQRADLTTPTAGPSTDPKTGSVPFKPTHYDVWDILSKNNSWVTLSPSTNVPLFASPGTATAAGHSVQTSFDVNISSPTMGNPKGTSMTPHTMVNNATLSNRALSTASTTRLAGSISTAGSTATGNFLNRLVPAGTWKPGMPGNISHVTEGDKPQHRATICLTKVDIAWIILAISVPISSCSVLLTVCCMRRKKKTSNPENNLSYWNNAITMDYFNRHAVELPREIQSLETSEDHLSEPRSPANGDYRDSGMVLVNPFCQETLFVGHEQVSEI